The Haloplanus natans DSM 17983 genome has a segment encoding these proteins:
- a CDS encoding ABC transporter ATP-binding protein — MANRSTTHTAASAPDAPVVRCDEVTRTYTRGTDPVLKRRQQPTVTALDAVSLAIDSGEFVGVSGPSGSGKSTLLYLLAGLDVPTRGTVAIHGIDTRALSERERAALRLEHVGIVFQRFHLVPSLSARGNVALPLVEHGVRKRERHRRADTLLDRVGLGDRATHAPGELSGGEQQRVAIARALVTEPALLIADEPTGELDTETGARVLDVVDEATDACAVVLASHDDQALARTDRVIRLRDGRIVDDA, encoded by the coding sequence ATGGCAAACCGATCGACCACTCACACGGCGGCGTCCGCGCCCGACGCGCCAGTCGTCAGGTGCGACGAGGTGACTCGGACGTACACCCGCGGCACCGACCCGGTACTGAAGAGGAGGCAACAGCCCACCGTCACCGCCCTCGATGCCGTCTCGCTTGCTATCGACTCTGGGGAGTTCGTCGGGGTGTCCGGACCGAGTGGCAGCGGCAAGTCGACGCTGTTGTATCTGCTTGCCGGACTCGATGTCCCGACTCGCGGCACGGTAGCCATCCACGGCATCGATACCAGGGCCCTCTCGGAGCGCGAGCGCGCAGCGCTCCGACTCGAGCACGTCGGCATCGTCTTCCAGCGGTTCCATCTCGTTCCATCGCTTTCCGCGCGTGGTAACGTCGCTCTGCCGCTCGTCGAGCATGGCGTCCGGAAGCGCGAGCGTCACCGTCGGGCCGACACCCTGCTCGACCGCGTCGGGCTCGGTGATCGGGCTACGCACGCGCCAGGAGAACTGAGTGGGGGCGAGCAACAACGGGTCGCTATTGCCCGGGCATTGGTCACGGAGCCAGCCCTGCTTATTGCCGACGAACCGACGGGCGAACTCGACACGGAGACGGGCGCGCGCGTCCTTGACGTGGTTGACGAGGCGACAGACGCGTGTGCGGTCGTCCTCGCCTCGCACGACGACCAAGCGCTGGCGCGGACCGACCGCGTGATCCGCCTCCGTGACGGGCGTATCGTCGACGATGCGTA
- a CDS encoding prolipoprotein diacylglyceryl transferase yields MDAVERFQQLAHVLGQADGTEAAFVDIEVMSVGTDAEPADASVTLEVDLRADGSTRTEGVTFAKPTIESFDDGQLQVSFDLEVTDVESECTSRSSPPVARTDGSGVRHRRDSSPRRTPAMPAVGIPAVVSPSRRATTAPTAGDDARDTEDVGANGDATDDGVANSGKSTGSEPTDTATGVDAEAPPTVEGDVAAETVDDMPADDATTMSGDEATVDSEADECGSNEPSVPVHRDPEHLRAVYDPDKTFKQMTAELGADVTPQTVRAQMIKHDIHETRTYDCDRVSGHASDRSGERTETAADDTTPDSSAEQTAPDNEKSTNGTPASAGQVSSETHDPERTAAAADSAVEPDSPKGDGDPSTHTAERDTVASAASSADDAGDQAHPSTDSKENDLLTASGTAATSTDASVAEGSTDHLADSEAGADTDTPTTDDPAKAAPSLPEEYSHLDVTTPAVYDAVEGAKTLYEVERALDIDRDTARELLSALDLLDLVTGRLATREAKPVSAAEIRQRAQLSGE; encoded by the coding sequence ATGGACGCCGTAGAGCGCTTTCAGCAACTAGCCCACGTCCTCGGTCAGGCAGACGGGACCGAAGCCGCGTTCGTCGACATCGAGGTGATGAGCGTTGGCACCGACGCAGAGCCAGCCGACGCGAGTGTAACGCTCGAGGTGGACTTACGCGCCGACGGTTCTACACGTACAGAGGGAGTCACGTTCGCCAAACCGACCATCGAGTCGTTCGACGATGGACAACTGCAGGTAAGTTTCGACCTCGAGGTGACCGACGTCGAGAGCGAGTGCACGAGTCGAAGTTCACCGCCCGTCGCGCGGACCGACGGCTCAGGAGTGAGACACCGACGGGACTCGTCTCCGAGGCGAACGCCCGCGATGCCGGCCGTCGGAATCCCCGCGGTCGTCTCGCCGTCACGACGGGCAACAACCGCTCCGACCGCTGGTGATGACGCGCGCGATACCGAGGACGTGGGCGCGAACGGCGACGCGACCGACGACGGCGTCGCCAACTCAGGCAAGAGCACCGGCTCCGAACCGACCGATACAGCCACCGGAGTCGATGCGGAGGCGCCGCCGACTGTCGAGGGCGACGTGGCGGCGGAGACAGTCGACGACATGCCAGCCGACGACGCGACGACGATGTCCGGCGACGAAGCCACGGTCGACAGTGAAGCCGACGAATGCGGTTCGAATGAGCCCTCTGTCCCAGTGCACCGCGACCCGGAGCACCTCCGAGCCGTATACGATCCCGATAAAACGTTCAAGCAGATGACCGCCGAACTCGGCGCAGACGTCACCCCACAGACCGTCCGTGCCCAGATGATCAAGCACGACATTCACGAGACGCGGACGTACGACTGTGATAGAGTGTCCGGGCACGCAAGTGACCGCAGCGGGGAACGGACCGAGACGGCGGCCGACGACACAACCCCCGACTCGTCCGCCGAGCAGACGGCACCGGACAACGAGAAGAGCACTAACGGGACGCCTGCGTCTGCCGGTCAGGTGTCGAGCGAGACCCACGACCCGGAGCGCACCGCCGCTGCCGCCGACTCCGCGGTGGAGCCCGACTCGCCCAAGGGAGACGGCGACCCGAGCACGCACACAGCCGAACGAGATACGGTAGCGTCCGCCGCCTCGTCGGCCGACGACGCCGGCGATCAGGCGCACCCGTCCACAGACTCCAAAGAGAACGACCTTCTTACCGCCTCCGGGACAGCAGCTACATCCACGGATGCGTCCGTGGCCGAGGGCAGTACCGATCACCTTGCCGACAGCGAAGCCGGTGCTGATACCGACACACCGACGACAGACGACCCAGCCAAGGCAGCCCCATCCCTTCCCGAGGAGTACAGTCATCTAGATGTGACGACGCCAGCGGTGTACGACGCCGTCGAAGGGGCAAAAACGTTGTACGAGGTGGAGCGAGCACTCGACATTGACCGTGACACCGCCCGTGAGTTGCTCTCTGCGCTCGACTTACTCGACCTCGTGACAGGGCGGCTCGCAACCCGAGAAGCAAAGCCAGTTTCGGCGGCGGAGATCAGACAGCGAGCGCAACTGTCAGGTGAGTAG
- a CDS encoding metal-dependent hydrolase has protein sequence MFPLGHLAVGYLCYVGYCRYGGRPTTLPALKILFILAVATQLPDLVDKPLAHVGILASGRSLGHSLLFLLPLSATVWWFSVSREMQHISVVGTLGVLSHLGADSYRAILSGDWAALRYLLYPLISPVTYPNDGVSPALRIYRHYTTPQLTVETAVILLGLGIAVWQFAATPEPAA, from the coding sequence GTGTTTCCACTGGGTCATCTCGCTGTTGGGTATCTCTGTTACGTTGGCTATTGTCGATACGGTGGACGGCCGACGACACTACCTGCACTCAAGATACTGTTCATTCTGGCCGTCGCAACACAGCTTCCGGATCTCGTCGATAAACCGCTTGCTCACGTCGGAATACTTGCGAGTGGGCGCTCGCTTGGCCATTCGCTGCTGTTCCTTCTGCCCCTCTCAGCAACCGTTTGGTGGTTCTCAGTAAGCCGCGAGATGCAGCACATCAGTGTCGTCGGCACGCTTGGAGTCCTCTCACACCTTGGTGCCGATTCGTACCGAGCCATCCTGAGCGGTGACTGGGCGGCATTGCGCTATCTGTTGTACCCCCTGATCTCGCCAGTGACGTATCCAAACGACGGTGTCTCACCAGCACTCCGCATCTATCGTCATTACACCACTCCCCAGCTCACTGTCGAGACGGCGGTCATTCTTCTTGGGCTCGGCATCGCAGTTTGGCAGTTCGCAGCCACTCCTGAACCAGCGGCATGA
- a CDS encoding PGF-pre-PGF domain-containing protein, with the protein MVADGIRTATAVLLVVLLVVGSVSASTGGAVADDATPGHAAISGDNFLDVSNNVEMWDGAALPLRVDPQKGQTVVDNAETFISVEEDGADGPRNRQKRAVYGTSTPLTLNFDDTAVAPTDQFNGNETSLLVARLDKDSPRVRQILNDNAALTVSQALQLITGQNANGNATFAQRPAGTIRGGSLSTDYDASTGTASGPGVYLFFLVQDYNETSGGWDGNIPNSGVEVDASGNLTVRSPVRLLGVDGALVQKTVASAAPTRETVVGGADIEFEVDSTLPAEQVNHTVVVYDKETYTSSIKRTTVRNLTADLTSEDVTIERQIADVNGVADVGAQSSLAGIELDNGKVSGPVGGINIIDFVAEQLAADEPVDGVAQSVDPVTMDASVTSIRATDPGTLTVETFGNWSPGTYRYVYMATGNDTATVATKTGTIEIQRAIASKDETLSNEKSINISLEDRAATRNVSEVTLEFDSNVSGTIRVSELSQPPSGTPEVQGTNVASPAVATYLDITVPSGEEETSATIRTTVNKTRLDEEGLAPNQVSIWRYDDANGEWVELETTVVAETDTDVTLSGTTSGFSTFAVAEADTSALTGGDGGDGGGGGGLIPDRTATPTPTPTPTATPTPTPTPTATPTPTAEPTGTATPTVTPAPTATPTEAPTTPSEPSGGDPVLLVGLVVALILLAVAAFIRRQTR; encoded by the coding sequence ATGGTCGCTGACGGGATTCGGACTGCGACAGCAGTGTTGCTGGTGGTATTATTAGTGGTCGGAAGCGTCTCCGCATCGACGGGCGGTGCTGTCGCGGACGACGCGACCCCTGGCCATGCCGCTATCTCCGGTGACAACTTTCTAGATGTCTCTAACAACGTCGAGATGTGGGACGGTGCGGCGCTCCCGCTTCGAGTGGATCCCCAGAAGGGGCAGACGGTCGTCGACAACGCTGAGACGTTCATCAGCGTGGAGGAAGACGGTGCAGACGGCCCACGAAACCGTCAGAAGCGGGCCGTCTATGGTACGTCGACGCCGCTCACCCTGAATTTCGATGACACGGCTGTCGCCCCAACCGACCAGTTCAATGGGAACGAGACGTCGCTACTCGTTGCCCGCCTCGACAAGGACAGCCCCAGAGTACGCCAGATTCTCAACGACAACGCGGCTCTCACCGTCAGCCAGGCGCTCCAACTCATTACCGGACAGAACGCGAACGGGAACGCCACGTTTGCACAACGGCCGGCGGGGACGATCAGGGGAGGCTCCCTCAGTACGGATTACGATGCCAGCACAGGGACCGCGAGCGGACCGGGTGTCTACCTCTTCTTTCTCGTCCAAGACTACAACGAAACCAGTGGAGGATGGGACGGGAACATCCCCAACAGCGGGGTCGAAGTAGACGCCAGCGGGAATTTGACCGTTCGAAGTCCGGTTCGACTGCTGGGTGTAGACGGCGCTCTCGTTCAGAAGACGGTGGCCTCGGCTGCGCCAACACGAGAGACGGTCGTCGGTGGCGCCGACATCGAATTTGAGGTGGACTCGACGCTCCCAGCGGAGCAAGTAAACCACACCGTCGTCGTCTACGACAAAGAGACCTACACGAGTTCGATCAAGCGGACGACGGTCAGGAATCTCACCGCCGACCTCACGTCGGAGGACGTCACTATCGAGCGGCAAATCGCCGATGTCAACGGCGTCGCGGACGTCGGCGCGCAGAGTTCGCTGGCGGGGATCGAACTCGACAATGGCAAGGTGTCCGGTCCGGTCGGCGGGATCAATATTATCGACTTCGTCGCCGAGCAACTCGCTGCCGATGAGCCGGTCGATGGAGTGGCTCAGTCGGTCGACCCAGTGACCATGGACGCATCAGTAACGTCGATCCGAGCGACCGATCCAGGGACGCTGACCGTCGAGACGTTCGGTAACTGGTCGCCCGGAACGTATCGGTACGTGTACATGGCAACGGGAAACGACACGGCGACTGTCGCGACGAAGACCGGAACGATCGAAATCCAGCGAGCAATCGCCAGCAAGGACGAGACACTCTCGAACGAGAAGAGTATCAATATTTCACTCGAAGATCGGGCGGCCACGCGTAACGTCTCGGAGGTCACGCTAGAGTTCGACTCGAACGTCTCCGGGACGATCCGGGTTTCCGAACTCTCACAACCACCGAGTGGCACCCCCGAAGTCCAAGGAACGAACGTCGCAAGTCCGGCCGTCGCGACGTATCTGGACATTACCGTCCCGAGCGGCGAAGAGGAGACGTCGGCGACGATACGGACGACGGTCAACAAGACCCGGCTCGACGAAGAAGGACTCGCTCCGAACCAGGTGTCGATCTGGCGGTACGACGACGCGAACGGGGAGTGGGTCGAACTCGAGACGACTGTCGTCGCCGAAACCGACACGGACGTCACGTTGTCCGGGACGACAAGTGGTTTCTCGACGTTCGCTGTCGCCGAAGCCGACACGTCCGCTTTGACCGGTGGTGACGGTGGTGACGGTGGTGGCGGTGGTGGACTCATCCCTGACCGGACGGCGACGCCGACACCAACGCCGACGCCCACGGCGACGCCGACACCAACGCCGACGCCCACGGCGACGCCGACCCCGACCGCCGAACCGACCGGCACGGCAACCCCAACGGTCACACCTGCGCCGACGGCAACGCCGACGGAGGCGCCAACGACACCGAGCGAGCCGAGCGGCGGCGATCCCGTTCTGTTGGTCGGCCTCGTGGTCGCCTTGATCCTGCTGGCAGTAGCGGCGTTCATCCGGCGACAGACACGTTGA